CAGATGAACGGAACGCGAAAGCGCAAGGCCCCAGCCAGGCGCCAGAACACGGACAGGAAGGGAATGGCCACCGAGGTGAGCACCATCTCGGCCACATGCCGCGGCCGGTGCGAGGTGTCGCGCAGCCGCTGCCAGGCGAAGGCACCGATGAAGCCACAGGCCACCATGCCCAGCAGCAGCGCGAGCACCGGCGAGCCGCCGAGCGCGCACACCAGCGCGCCGATCGCGCAGGTGACGATCAGGTAGTAGCGCCACGGCGGCATGCGGCGGATCAGCTCGCGGTAATGGCGCGGGTGCTTTTTATAGAGCAGCGCATCGAAGAACATGTTGGCCTGCTGCATGACGCTCACCCCCCAGGGCGCCGGCCGCACCGGGTGGATGACGAGCGCCGCCGGCACCGGATCCACGGTGCCGAAGCGCTGCAGCAGCGAGAAATAGAGGTCGGCGTCCTCGCGCCAGGCGCGCTTGAAGCGCTCGTCGAAGCCGCCCACCGCCTCCAGCGCGTCGCGCCGGACAAAGGCGTTGGCGGTGACGAATTCGGCGTTTTCGAGCCCGCGGGTGTTCTTTTCGTGGTCGGTGGGCGGGTCGTCGGCGGTCGGCACCACCACCCGGCCCCAGGCGGCGGCGCGGTCCATGGTCATCGCCAGCATGCCGTAGCGCAGCCAGTCGCGGTCGGGGATCGTGTCGTCGTCGGTGAAGGCGATGACGGCCGATTCGGCCGCCCGCCAGCCGCGGTTGCGGGCGGCCGCCGGCCCGCGCGTGCCCTCCGGGCGCAGGTAGCGGATCTCGGGCGAACCGCGGGTCAGCTCGGCGAGCTGGGCCACGGCGGCTTCGGTGTCGTCGGTCTGGCCGTCGTCGACGACGATGATCTCGTAGGCGGACGGCTCGAAGCTCTGGTCCACCAGCGCCTCCAGGCAGCGCATCAGGAGTTGCGGTCGTTTGTAGGTGGGGATGACCACCGACACACGAAGCGTCATGCGTTTTTCTCCAGCAGGAAGGATCCGATCACCAAGGCGTCCAGCGGGGTGCTGAAGAACGCATTGATGGCATCGCGCGGAGTGCACACGACCGGTTCACCCCGCACATTGAACGAAGTGTTGACGAGCACGGGCACACCGGTCAATGCTCCAAATGCTTTCAACAAGTCGTAGTACGGGGGGTTGGTGTCGCGGCGCACCGTCTGCACGCGGGCCGTGTGGTCGGCATGGCAGACCGCCGGGATGCGGGCCGCCTGCTGGGGCAGCACGTCGTAGATGAACAGCATGAAGGGCGCCGAGCCGCCATTGGCCTCTGCCGGCGTGAACCAGGCCGGCAGGTCATCCTCCGGCACCACCGGCGCCACCGGCCGGAAATCCTCGCGGTCCTTCAACTCATTCAGGCGCGACTGCATCGCCGGATCGATCGGCGAGGCCAGGATGGAGCGTGCGCCGAGCGCCCGCGGGCCGAACTCCATGCGGCCCTGGAACCAGCCGATGATGCGGTTGTCCTGCAGCAGCCGGGCGGTCTCGCCGGGCACATCCTGCAGCCGGCGGTAGGGCAGCTTGGCCCACTGCAGCAGCTGCTCGATGGCTGCGTCGTCGTAGTCGGGGCCCCAATAGGCATGCTCCATGGTCCAGCGCCGGGGTGCTGCGCCGCCGCCGGCACGGCTGCGCTCCTGGGCGTCGATCCACAGCGCCGCGCCGAGCGCCGTGCCGGCGTCGCCGGCCGCCGGCTGCACCCACACCTCGTCGAAGATGCCGGCGTCGCGCAGCCGGGCGTTCATCACGCAGTTGAGGGCCACCCCGCCGGCCATCGCCAGCCGGGTTTCGCCGGTGGTCTCGCGCAGCCAGCGCGCCAGCTGCAGCACGGTTTCTTCCAGCACCGCCTGCAAGGACGCCGTGACGTCGAAATGACGCTGCTCCATCGGCCCGCCGCGCTGACGAGCCGGGCCGAACAGGGCCACCGGGTCGAAGCGGGCGATCTCGTAGCGTCCGTTCTCGCGCACCCGCACCAGGTCGCGGAACGTGTCGAGGAAACGCGGCTGGCCGAGCGCGGCCAGCGCCATCACCTTGTACTCGTCGCTCGAATGCAGGAAACCGAGATAGCTGGTGATGCGCTCGTACAGCATGCCCAGCGAATGCGGCATCGTCACTTCGCCCAGTGGCTCGTAGCGGCCGTCGGCATAGCGGCCGTAGGTGGTGGTGGCCTCCTCGCCGCGGCCGTCCAATGTCATCACCGCGCAGCGCTCGAAGGGCGCGGCCAGGTAGGCGCTGGCCTGGTGCGACAGGTGGTGGTCGACGAAGTGCCAGCGGAACGGGCCGTCGTGCCGCACGCCGGCGAAGCGCGCCTTCAGGTGGTGCGGCGCGCCGTCGGCCAGCTGGCGCGGTGCGTTGACGATGTAGCTGGCGAACAGCGGGTCCCACACGCTCTCCCACTCCCCGGCCGCGCCGGCCGACGGCTGCATCGGCAGGGTCACCGTGTCGCCCTGCACGCGGTCGCGGATGAAGCGTTGCGGGTCGTAGCTGTAGGCCACATGGTCCACCTGGCTCAACGTCAGGCCGGCCTTGGCCAGGCAAAAGTCGATCGCATGGTAGGGCAGTTCCCAGGCCGAGAACGGCACCGGCCGCTTGCCGTGCTTGATGCGAGTGAAGCGTTCTTCCTCCGCCGCGGCGATCAGGACGCCATCGGCGACCAGGGCGGCGGAGCTGTCGTGGAAGGCTGCGTTGATGCCGAGTGTGATCATGCGTAGGCGATGGGTGGTGTGACGATGGGATGCGAGGTCGCCGCTTCGGCCACTCCAGCCGGGCCAAGCAGTTCCAGGGCGGCCTGGGCCACCCGCTGTGGCTCGACCTTGCGCAGGCAGTCGTGATGGCCCTGCGGGCAGACGCTCTTCAGGCAGTTGCGGCAGGGCACGTCATGGTTGAGCACCCGCGCCGGCGTGCGCCAGGGCGTGTGCTGAGGGTTGGTGAGGGCGTAGAGGTCGACCACCGGCGTGCCGAGCGCTGCCGCGATGTGCACCGGGCCGCTGTTGTTCGACACCAGCAGCCGTGCCCGCTGCAGCAATGCAGCCAGCTCGCCCAGGGTGAGCCGGCCGGCCAGCGATATCGATGGCTGCCGCATCGCGGCCTGGGCGGCCTCGATCAGGGCCGCCTCGTCGGGCCCGCCCGTGTACAGCACGCGGCAGCCGCTGTGCTGAGCCACACTGTCGGCGGCCAGGCCGAAGCGGTCGGCCGGGTAACGACGTGAAGCCGCCGTGGCGCCGGGGTGCACGACCAGCACCGGCTCCTCAGGGGACACGCCGGCTGCCGCCAGCTTGGCCTGCAGGCTGGCCCGGTCCTCCGCGCGGCAGGCGAAGCGCAGGCGGTCATCACTGGTCCGCAGGCCGACCGAGGCGACCAATGCCAGCTGCCGCTCCACTTCGTGGCGAATGCCCTGGGCCGGCTCCGGGTCGGGCAGCCAGTCGCTCAGCAGGTCGTACGGGTTCTCGCGGCTGTGCGCCAGACGCAGTGGAATGCCGGCCAGGCGGCACATCAGCGCCGCAGGCAGGGCGCTTTGCGTGTAGACGGTGAAGATCACCGCCGCGTCGAAGCGCCCCGCCTCCAGCCGCTGCAGCAGTGCCCGGTCGGCGGCAGGTTCGCGCGGCGCGCTGCCCTTGGACCAGGGCGCGTCGTAGACGATGGCCTCGTCCACCTCGGGCAGGTGCGGCAACGCGGCGGCGCCCGAGCGGGAGCAGAGCAGGCCGAGGTGGACGCCACGCAGGCTTTCCCGGATGGCGGCCAGCGCCGGACTGGTCATCACCACGTCGCCGAGGTTGTCCAGCCGCACCGCCAGCACCCGCCGCACGCCACGCCAGCGTTCCGGCGCCGACACCATCGGTTCAGACACGAGGCTGGTTGCCATGCAGTCCGTCGGTATTGAGGGCGGCGGCAGTGTCCCAGGGCAGCGGCGACGCCTGCACGATCCAGCGCGCCGCCTCCCGCAAGTCGGCCGCCCGGTGATGCGGCACGCGCAGCTCCGAGGTGCGCCACACCGTCTCGTTGCCGACGTCAAGCATCACGGTGCGGCAACCGGCGCGCCGGCCAGCCTCGATGTCGTCGAGGATGTCGCCGATCATCCAGGAGCGCTCCAGGTCCAGCCCGCGCTCCTCGGCCGCCTGCAGCAGCAGCCCCGGCGAGGGCTTGCGGCAGCTGCAGGGCGCCCGCGATGGATCGAGCCCCGGCGCATGGGTGCAAGCGTAGAACCCGTCCAGCACCAGGCCGTGCTGCGCCAGGCGCTCGGTGAGCGCCTCCTGCAGCCGCGTCAGTGCCGCCAGATCGAACAGCCCGAGGCCCACGCCTGGCTGGTTGGTGATCATGATCAGGCGGAACCCGTCGTCGGCCAGCATCTGCAGCCCTTCGATCGCATGCGGCGTGAAGCGCAGCAGCGAGGGGTCGACGTTGTAGGGCACGTTCTCAACGACGGTGCCGTCCTTGTCGAGGAACACCGCTTTCGAGAGGCCGCCGGCGGCCGGCGCTTGCATCATGGCCATGAGGTCTCCATC
This genomic stretch from Eleftheria terrae harbors:
- a CDS encoding carbamoyltransferase family protein; the encoded protein is MITLGINAAFHDSSAALVADGVLIAAAEEERFTRIKHGKRPVPFSAWELPYHAIDFCLAKAGLTLSQVDHVAYSYDPQRFIRDRVQGDTVTLPMQPSAGAAGEWESVWDPLFASYIVNAPRQLADGAPHHLKARFAGVRHDGPFRWHFVDHHLSHQASAYLAAPFERCAVMTLDGRGEEATTTYGRYADGRYEPLGEVTMPHSLGMLYERITSYLGFLHSSDEYKVMALAALGQPRFLDTFRDLVRVRENGRYEIARFDPVALFGPARQRGGPMEQRHFDVTASLQAVLEETVLQLARWLRETTGETRLAMAGGVALNCVMNARLRDAGIFDEVWVQPAAGDAGTALGAALWIDAQERSRAGGGAAPRRWTMEHAYWGPDYDDAAIEQLLQWAKLPYRRLQDVPGETARLLQDNRIIGWFQGRMEFGPRALGARSILASPIDPAMQSRLNELKDREDFRPVAPVVPEDDLPAWFTPAEANGGSAPFMLFIYDVLPQQAARIPAVCHADHTARVQTVRRDTNPPYYDLLKAFGALTGVPVLVNTSFNVRGEPVVCTPRDAINAFFSTPLDALVIGSFLLEKNA
- the waaF gene encoding lipopolysaccharide heptosyltransferase II translates to MATSLVSEPMVSAPERWRGVRRVLAVRLDNLGDVVMTSPALAAIRESLRGVHLGLLCSRSGAAALPHLPEVDEAIVYDAPWSKGSAPREPAADRALLQRLEAGRFDAAVIFTVYTQSALPAALMCRLAGIPLRLAHSRENPYDLLSDWLPDPEPAQGIRHEVERQLALVASVGLRTSDDRLRFACRAEDRASLQAKLAAAGVSPEEPVLVVHPGATAASRRYPADRFGLAADSVAQHSGCRVLYTGGPDEAALIEAAQAAMRQPSISLAGRLTLGELAALLQRARLLVSNNSGPVHIAAALGTPVVDLYALTNPQHTPWRTPARVLNHDVPCRNCLKSVCPQGHHDCLRKVEPQRVAQAALELLGPAGVAEAATSHPIVTPPIAYA
- a CDS encoding glycosyltransferase family 2 protein; amino-acid sequence: MTLRVSVVIPTYKRPQLLMRCLEALVDQSFEPSAYEIIVVDDGQTDDTEAAVAQLAELTRGSPEIRYLRPEGTRGPAAARNRGWRAAESAVIAFTDDDTIPDRDWLRYGMLAMTMDRAAAWGRVVVPTADDPPTDHEKNTRGLENAEFVTANAFVRRDALEAVGGFDERFKRAWREDADLYFSLLQRFGTVDPVPAALVIHPVRPAPWGVSVMQQANMFFDALLYKKHPRHYRELIRRMPPWRYYLIVTCAIGALVCALGGSPVLALLLGMVACGFIGAFAWQRLRDTSHRPRHVAEMVLTSVAIPFLSVFWRLAGALRFRVPFI
- a CDS encoding D-glycero-alpha-D-manno-heptose-1,7-bisphosphate 7-phosphatase is translated as MAMMQAPAAGGLSKAVFLDKDGTVVENVPYNVDPSLLRFTPHAIEGLQMLADDGFRLIMITNQPGVGLGLFDLAALTRLQEALTERLAQHGLVLDGFYACTHAPGLDPSRAPCSCRKPSPGLLLQAAEERGLDLERSWMIGDILDDIEAGRRAGCRTVMLDVGNETVWRTSELRVPHHRAADLREAARWIVQASPLPWDTAAALNTDGLHGNQPRV